Proteins encoded in a region of the Pseudothermotoga elfii DSM 9442 = NBRC 107921 genome:
- the aspS gene encoding aspartate--tRNA ligase codes for MLRTHTCGELTIKDVGKKVILAGWIDRIRDLGGVKFLMLRDRYGQTQIILSQNCQINLRRESVVQIEGVVQKRPEETINKDLLTGEIEVFAEKVNVFSSPEKDLPFYPGETKLPAEEIRLKYRYIDLRRKEVSDRIITRHKVTQCIRNYLSKNGFIEVETPFLTKSTPEGARDFLVPSRLKPGTFYALPQSPQLFKQLLMIGGIDRYFQVVRCFRDEDLRADRQPEFTQIDIEMSFNTMDDVLEITEGMIKHLFKEVLQVDLPGKLDRLTYNECMNKYGSDKPDRRIGMEFFDLSKHFKTCEYHAINAELSSGGVVKGFVVRDFANKMSRKLADELNEIAKSLGGGGILWFSFDSPESIKGAGAKYLQKNYNSVAKELSINYNDVCVLSAGKIDIVNTVLGEVRKILGERYFSDLRKGFDIFWVTDFPMFEYSEEENRFVAQHHPFTMPNLDDLKKYKNSDLSKIRAQSYDIVINGFEVGSGSIRIHDAELQREIFKLMRLTEEEVKLKFGFLLEAFQYGAPPHGGIALGLDRLTAIICGVPTIREVIAFPKTSSGICPLTGAPDVVNQKQLDELKIILGGDHCE; via the coding sequence ATGCTGAGAACCCATACATGCGGTGAATTAACTATCAAAGATGTGGGTAAGAAAGTCATTCTTGCAGGGTGGATCGACAGAATTAGAGATCTTGGTGGAGTGAAGTTTTTAATGCTGAGAGACAGATACGGTCAAACCCAGATTATTCTTTCCCAAAATTGTCAGATAAACCTGCGTAGGGAATCTGTCGTGCAAATCGAGGGTGTAGTCCAAAAAAGGCCTGAAGAAACTATAAACAAGGACCTTTTGACAGGAGAGATAGAAGTTTTTGCAGAAAAAGTAAATGTTTTTTCATCACCCGAAAAAGATCTGCCTTTTTACCCGGGAGAAACAAAATTACCAGCCGAAGAAATTAGACTGAAATACCGCTACATTGACCTTCGGAGGAAAGAAGTTTCAGACAGAATAATTACAAGACACAAAGTTACCCAATGCATCAGAAATTATTTAAGCAAGAATGGTTTCATCGAAGTGGAAACTCCGTTCTTGACGAAGAGTACCCCGGAAGGCGCGCGAGATTTTTTAGTACCTTCTCGACTGAAACCAGGTACTTTCTACGCACTCCCTCAATCACCTCAACTTTTTAAGCAACTGCTTATGATCGGTGGCATAGACAGATACTTTCAAGTGGTTCGGTGTTTCAGAGACGAAGACCTGAGGGCAGATAGGCAACCAGAATTTACTCAAATAGATATAGAGATGTCTTTTAATACTATGGATGATGTCCTGGAGATAACAGAAGGCATGATTAAACATCTTTTCAAAGAAGTGCTCCAGGTAGATTTGCCAGGCAAACTTGACAGACTTACTTATAACGAGTGTATGAACAAATACGGTTCAGACAAGCCGGATCGAAGAATTGGCATGGAATTTTTTGATCTTTCCAAACACTTTAAAACATGTGAATATCACGCGATAAATGCTGAGCTTTCCAGTGGCGGTGTTGTAAAGGGATTCGTTGTTCGGGATTTCGCAAATAAGATGAGCAGAAAACTTGCCGATGAACTAAACGAAATAGCAAAATCACTCGGTGGTGGTGGCATACTGTGGTTTTCATTTGATTCGCCTGAATCGATTAAAGGTGCTGGGGCAAAATATTTGCAGAAAAACTACAATTCAGTTGCAAAAGAGCTTTCAATAAACTATAATGATGTTTGTGTACTTTCGGCAGGTAAAATTGACATAGTTAACACAGTGCTTGGTGAAGTAAGAAAAATTCTGGGTGAGAGGTATTTCTCTGATCTGCGGAAAGGATTTGATATTTTTTGGGTTACGGACTTTCCAATGTTTGAATATAGTGAAGAAGAAAATAGATTCGTTGCTCAACATCATCCATTCACTATGCCAAACCTTGATGATCTAAAAAAGTACAAAAACAGCGATCTTTCAAAGATCCGAGCTCAATCTTACGACATCGTAATAAATGGGTTCGAAGTGGGCTCAGGCAGTATAAGAATTCACGATGCTGAACTCCAGAGAGAGATTTTCAAATTGATGCGGCTTACCGAAGAGGAAGTAAAATTGAAATTCGGTTTTCTTTTAGAAGCGTTTCAATATGGTGCACCACCACATGGAGGTATAGCGCTTGGACTGGATCGATTAACTGCTATAATTTGCGGTGTACCTACAATAAGGGAGGTTATAGCTTTTCCAAAAACATCGAGTGGTATTTGTCCACTGACAGGTGCACCAGATGTTGTAAATCAGAAACAACTTGATGAACTAAAAATAATTCTGGGGGGCGATCACTGTGAATGA
- a CDS encoding STAS domain-containing protein has protein sequence MNDIKVKFEQQQMKLICKIDGDFDAYHSADIKKMIKEQIETSNHRKLVIDMSDVPYIDSAGLGTMVAILKDARNYGKEVILTSMRQNVKRIFEMTRLDKVFQIVDTPEEA, from the coding sequence GTGAATGATATCAAAGTGAAATTTGAACAGCAGCAGATGAAGTTAATCTGTAAGATTGATGGTGATTTTGACGCATATCATTCTGCAGATATAAAAAAAATGATAAAGGAACAGATAGAAACATCAAACCACAGAAAATTAGTAATTGATATGTCTGATGTACCTTATATCGACAGCGCAGGACTTGGAACTATGGTCGCCATCTTGAAAGATGCGAGAAATTATGGAAAAGAAGTAATTCTTACTTCGATGAGGCAGAATGTGAAGCGCATTTTTGAAATGACGAGGCTCGACAAGGTTTTTCAGATTGTTGACACACCGGAGGAGGCATGA